The following are encoded in a window of Corynebacterium marinum DSM 44953 genomic DNA:
- a CDS encoding nitrate/nitrite transporter: MSTTLNTEGRVLQGWDPEHEESWDSSIAWRTLWVSTIILFIGFATWYLVSAIAPVLNSIGFDLSTTQLYWLTSIPGLACGLFRLVFMFLPATMGTRRLVSMSSLLFIIPMFGWYFAVQNTDTPYWWLLVLAFITGIGGGVFSGFMPSTGYFFPKRLSGTALGLQAGLGNFGMSFIMLIAPWLMGVTLLGIGFVAPQRSGDGEALFVHNPAIVMVPWAIIMAVVAWVLLKDVPVKANFRQQIDIFGNKNTWILTAVYLMTFGAFSGFAAQLALIINNVFGSGSEFAATYAVEDLPRGAAYAFIGPFIGALVRAMWGPLCDKYGGAVWTFIGGAGMTVFTAIAALFLTPDSPDQYIWFLGSMLIMFFFTGLGNAGTFKQMPMILPKRQAGGVIGWTGAIGAFGPFIVGVLLSLMAPVIFFWGCVVFFAVATALVWIYYARPNAPFPG; encoded by the coding sequence ATGAGTACGACACTCAACACAGAAGGCCGCGTCCTGCAAGGCTGGGACCCGGAACACGAGGAGAGCTGGGACTCCTCCATCGCGTGGCGGACCCTGTGGGTCTCCACGATCATCCTGTTCATCGGCTTCGCCACCTGGTACCTCGTGTCCGCTATCGCGCCGGTCCTCAACTCGATCGGTTTCGACCTGAGCACCACCCAGCTCTACTGGCTCACCTCCATCCCCGGCCTCGCCTGCGGCCTCTTCCGCCTGGTGTTCATGTTCCTCCCCGCGACGATGGGCACCCGCCGCCTGGTCTCCATGTCCTCGCTGCTGTTCATCATCCCGATGTTCGGCTGGTACTTCGCGGTCCAGAACACCGACACCCCCTACTGGTGGCTGCTCGTCCTGGCGTTCATCACGGGCATCGGCGGCGGCGTGTTCTCCGGATTCATGCCCTCGACCGGCTATTTCTTCCCGAAGAGGCTGTCCGGCACGGCGCTGGGCCTGCAGGCCGGCCTGGGCAACTTCGGCATGTCCTTCATCATGCTGATCGCCCCGTGGCTCATGGGTGTCACCCTCCTGGGCATCGGCTTCGTCGCCCCGCAGCGTTCCGGGGACGGGGAAGCCCTCTTCGTGCACAACCCCGCCATCGTCATGGTGCCGTGGGCGATCATCATGGCGGTCGTCGCCTGGGTTCTCCTCAAGGACGTTCCGGTCAAGGCCAACTTCCGTCAGCAGATCGACATCTTCGGCAACAAGAACACCTGGATCCTCACCGCCGTCTACCTGATGACCTTCGGCGCCTTCTCCGGCTTCGCCGCCCAGCTGGCGCTGATCATCAACAACGTCTTCGGCTCCGGCTCCGAGTTCGCCGCCACCTACGCGGTGGAGGACCTGCCCCGCGGCGCCGCCTACGCCTTCATCGGCCCGTTCATCGGCGCCCTCGTCCGCGCCATGTGGGGCCCGCTGTGCGACAAATACGGCGGCGCCGTCTGGACCTTCATCGGCGGTGCGGGCATGACCGTGTTCACCGCGATCGCCGCGCTGTTCCTCACCCCGGACTCCCCGGACCAGTACATCTGGTTCCTCGGGTCGATGCTCATCATGTTCTTCTTCACCGGCCTGGGCAACGCCGGCACCTTCAAGCAGATGCCGATGATCCTGCCCAAGCGCCAGGCCGGCGGCGTGATCGGCTGGACCGGCGCGATCGGCGCCTTCGGCCCGTTCATCGTCGGCGTCCTGCTGTCGCTGATGGCCCCGGTGATCTTCTTCTGGGGTTGCGTGGTGTTCTTCGCGGTCGCCACCGCCCTCGTCTGGATCTACTACGCCCGCCCCAACGCCCCGTTCCCGGGCTGA
- a CDS encoding nitrate reductase subunit alpha: MTTTAANPLFKFGSFLRKGEMTESGQQLFLKGGRQADIFYRNRWSFDKMVRSTHGVNCTGSCSWKVYVKDGVITWESQAVDYPSTGPDMPDYEPRGCPRGASFSWYTYSPTRVRYPYARGVLVDMYREAKARLGDPVLAWREIVETPEKRHAYVSQRGKGGLIRITYEEAIEIAAAAHTYTIRQYGPDRIAGFTVIPAMSQVSYGAGTRFLQMIGGVALSFYDWYADLPPASPQTFGDQTDVPESGDWYNSSYLMMWGSNIPVTRTPDSHFMVETRYNGTKVVVVSPDFADSTKFADEWLRINPGTDAALAFAMGHVILSEFHVGRQTPYFINYMRKYTDAPFLIALDEREDGTLTPGKFLTASLLDDASPAHTELRDSANATHRLLTMQPDGSVADPGGTVADRYGDAGVGKWNLRQDGVESVMSVAETGEFGTAEVLFPRFDLDADPADIDGTGPIGAGVVRRGVPYREIDGHKVTTVFDVMLAHYGVARPELNLPGQWPADFHDATSPGTPAWQEELTGVPANAAIRIGREFAQNADDSNGRSQIIMGAGVNHYFHADNIYRTFLALTSMCGTQGVNGGGWAHYVGQEKLRPMNGWSQYAFALDWQRPARQMITTGFYYLTTDQWRYDNSKAARLASPLANRGAVGTKSLSDTLIESMKRGWMPAYPQFNRNPLLLADEARDKGMDVKDYIVSELESGNMQFAAEDPDAPENWPRILLNWRTNLMGSSAKGTEFFLRHMLGVDSDATAKELEPHERPESIRWRDEAPTGKLDLMLTTDFRNTSTTLVSDIVLPAATWYEKHDLSTTDMHPFIHSFNAAINPPWEARTDFEVFRDLTKSVSQQAVRWLGTQTDVISAPLGHDSPDELSMPNGVVPDIAETGLIPGQTMAKLIPVERDYTKIFEKWTHLGPLTGEKGTGVHGTPYNVARQVEELGVKNGTSETSMAGTLPDLDTDIKVIEMILHLSGVSNGAVAEEGFRNQGNRVGTDMSDLIEDNVGTRIDWDRVKERPVEVLTSPEWTGDKRNGRRYTAFSINIEYDKPFHTLSGRMHYYLDHDWYLDYGEALPVFRPPLDRLHLNGENNPGELVRGEDGNPEITVRYLTPHNKWSIHSQYFDNLHLLSISRGGQVVWMSDKDAAKLGVADNEWVELYNRNGIVSARAIVSHRIPEGTAIMNHAQERTVGTPLNENTGRRGGTHNSLTRIMIKPVHVAGGYGHLTYGFNYIGPTGNNRDEVTRIRRRSQEVQF; the protein is encoded by the coding sequence ATGACAACCACCGCAGCCAACCCGTTGTTCAAGTTCGGGAGCTTCCTCCGCAAGGGCGAGATGACCGAGAGCGGTCAGCAGCTCTTCCTCAAGGGCGGCCGCCAGGCGGACATCTTCTACCGCAACCGCTGGTCCTTCGACAAGATGGTCCGCTCCACGCACGGCGTGAACTGCACGGGTTCCTGCTCCTGGAAGGTCTACGTCAAGGACGGCGTGATCACCTGGGAGTCCCAGGCCGTGGACTATCCCTCGACCGGCCCGGACATGCCCGACTACGAGCCGCGCGGCTGCCCCCGCGGAGCCTCGTTCTCCTGGTACACCTACTCCCCCACGCGTGTCCGCTACCCCTACGCCCGCGGCGTTCTCGTGGACATGTACCGCGAGGCCAAGGCGCGGCTCGGCGACCCGGTCCTGGCCTGGCGCGAGATCGTCGAGACCCCGGAGAAGCGCCACGCCTACGTCTCCCAGCGCGGCAAGGGCGGCCTCATCCGCATCACCTACGAGGAGGCCATCGAGATCGCGGCCGCCGCCCACACCTACACCATCCGCCAGTACGGGCCGGACCGTATCGCCGGCTTCACGGTCATCCCCGCGATGTCGCAGGTCTCCTACGGCGCGGGCACCCGTTTCCTGCAGATGATCGGCGGCGTCGCCCTGTCCTTCTACGACTGGTACGCCGACCTACCGCCCGCTTCCCCGCAGACCTTCGGCGACCAGACCGACGTACCGGAGTCCGGTGACTGGTACAACTCCTCCTACCTCATGATGTGGGGCTCCAACATCCCGGTCACCCGTACCCCGGACTCCCACTTCATGGTGGAGACCCGCTACAACGGCACCAAGGTCGTCGTCGTCTCCCCGGACTTCGCCGACAGCACGAAGTTCGCCGACGAGTGGCTGCGCATCAACCCGGGCACCGACGCCGCCCTGGCCTTCGCCATGGGCCACGTCATCCTCTCCGAATTCCACGTGGGCCGGCAGACGCCGTACTTCATCAACTACATGCGCAAGTACACCGACGCCCCGTTCCTCATCGCGCTGGACGAGCGCGAGGACGGCACGCTCACCCCGGGCAAGTTCCTCACCGCCTCGCTTCTCGACGACGCGTCGCCGGCCCACACCGAACTGCGCGACTCCGCCAACGCCACCCACCGCCTGCTGACCATGCAACCCGACGGCAGCGTCGCCGACCCCGGCGGCACCGTGGCCGACCGCTACGGCGACGCCGGGGTGGGCAAGTGGAACCTGCGGCAGGACGGCGTCGAATCCGTCATGTCCGTCGCCGAGACCGGCGAGTTCGGCACCGCGGAGGTGCTCTTCCCCCGCTTCGACCTCGACGCGGACCCGGCGGACATCGACGGCACCGGCCCGATCGGCGCGGGCGTGGTCCGCCGCGGCGTCCCCTACCGCGAGATTGACGGCCACAAGGTCACCACGGTCTTCGACGTCATGCTCGCGCACTACGGCGTCGCCCGCCCCGAGCTGAACCTGCCGGGCCAGTGGCCGGCCGACTTCCACGACGCCACCTCGCCGGGCACCCCCGCCTGGCAGGAGGAACTGACCGGCGTGCCGGCCAACGCCGCCATCCGCATCGGACGCGAGTTCGCCCAGAACGCGGACGACTCGAACGGCCGCAGCCAGATCATCATGGGCGCCGGCGTCAACCACTACTTCCACGCCGACAACATCTACCGCACCTTCCTCGCCCTGACCTCCATGTGCGGCACACAGGGAGTCAACGGCGGCGGCTGGGCCCACTACGTCGGCCAGGAGAAGCTGCGCCCGATGAACGGCTGGTCCCAGTACGCCTTCGCCCTGGATTGGCAGCGCCCGGCGCGCCAGATGATCACCACCGGCTTCTACTACCTGACCACCGACCAGTGGCGCTACGACAACTCCAAGGCCGCCCGCCTGGCCTCCCCGTTGGCCAACCGCGGCGCGGTGGGCACCAAGTCGCTGTCCGACACGCTCATCGAGTCGATGAAGCGCGGCTGGATGCCGGCCTACCCGCAGTTCAACCGCAACCCGCTGCTGCTGGCCGACGAGGCCCGGGACAAGGGCATGGACGTCAAGGACTACATCGTCTCCGAGCTGGAGAGCGGGAACATGCAGTTCGCCGCGGAGGACCCGGATGCCCCGGAGAACTGGCCGCGCATCCTGCTCAACTGGCGCACCAACCTCATGGGCTCCTCCGCCAAGGGCACCGAGTTCTTCCTGCGGCACATGCTGGGGGTGGACTCGGACGCCACAGCGAAGGAGCTCGAGCCGCACGAGCGCCCCGAGTCCATCCGGTGGCGCGACGAGGCCCCCACCGGCAAGCTCGACCTGATGCTGACGACGGACTTCCGGAACACGTCGACGACCCTGGTCTCGGACATCGTCCTGCCGGCCGCGACCTGGTACGAGAAGCACGACCTGTCCACCACAGACATGCACCCGTTCATCCACTCCTTCAACGCCGCGATCAACCCGCCGTGGGAGGCGCGCACCGACTTCGAGGTCTTCCGCGACCTGACGAAGTCGGTGTCCCAGCAGGCGGTGCGCTGGTTGGGCACCCAGACGGACGTCATCTCCGCCCCGCTGGGACACGACTCCCCGGACGAGCTGAGCATGCCCAACGGCGTCGTCCCCGATATCGCCGAGACGGGCCTGATCCCGGGCCAGACGATGGCCAAGCTCATCCCCGTGGAGCGTGACTACACCAAGATCTTCGAGAAGTGGACCCACCTCGGGCCGCTCACCGGGGAGAAGGGCACGGGCGTGCACGGCACGCCGTACAACGTGGCCAGGCAGGTCGAGGAGCTCGGCGTGAAGAACGGCACCTCGGAGACCTCCATGGCCGGCACGCTCCCGGACCTGGACACCGACATCAAGGTCATCGAGATGATCCTGCACCTGTCGGGCGTGTCGAACGGCGCGGTCGCCGAGGAGGGCTTCCGGAACCAGGGCAACCGGGTGGGCACCGACATGTCGGACCTCATCGAGGACAACGTGGGCACCCGCATCGACTGGGACCGGGTGAAGGAACGTCCCGTGGAGGTCCTGACCTCGCCGGAGTGGACGGGCGACAAGCGCAACGGCCGCCGTTACACCGCCTTCTCCATCAACATCGAGTACGACAAGCCCTTCCACACACTGTCGGGCCGAATGCACTACTACCTCGACCACGACTGGTACCTGGACTACGGGGAGGCTCTGCCCGTGTTCCGGCCGCCGTTGGACCGCCTGCACCTCAACGGCGAGAACAACCCGGGTGAGCTCGTGCGCGGCGAGGACGGGAACCCGGAGATCACCGTGCGCTACCTCACCCCGCACAACAAGTGGTCGATCCACTCGCAGTACTTCGACAACCTGCATTTGCTGTCGATCTCCCGCGGCGGCCAGGTGGTGTGGATGTCCGACAAGGACGCCGCCAAGCTCGGGGTCGCCGACAACGAGTGGGTCGAGCTCTACAACCGCAACGGCATCGTCTCCGCCCGGGCGATCGTCTCCCACCGCATCCCGGAGGGCACGGCGATCATGAACCACGCCCAGGAGCGCACCGTGGGCACTCCCCTGAACGAGAACACGGGCCGCCGCGGCGGCACCCACAACTCGCTGACCCGCATCATGATCAAACCGGTGCATGTCGCTGGCGGCTACGGCCACCTGACCTACGGCTTCAACTACATCGGCCCCACCGGCAACAACCGCGACGAGGTCACCCGCATCCGTCGCCGCTCCCAGGAGGTGCAGTTCTAA
- the mobA gene encoding molybdenum cofactor guanylyltransferase, with the protein MLQVIVLAGGRGARMGGVDKAQVTLDGVRLVDHLVGALAGIPLVVVSPRLALDVPVVSEDPPFGGPVAGIAAGFGALDSPGLVGVLSVDAPDSPALLPSLVDALRADPAADVAVVRAADGQVQPLCAVWRAGGLREALARLDTVRDQSAKKLLRAAERVIEVPGDGAERDYDTMAELSRRGHAELP; encoded by the coding sequence ATGCTGCAGGTCATCGTCCTGGCCGGCGGCCGCGGCGCGCGCATGGGCGGGGTGGACAAGGCGCAGGTCACCCTCGACGGTGTCCGCCTGGTCGACCACCTCGTCGGTGCGCTCGCGGGCATCCCGCTGGTCGTGGTCTCCCCGCGGCTCGCCCTGGACGTACCCGTCGTCAGCGAGGATCCGCCCTTCGGCGGCCCCGTCGCGGGCATCGCCGCCGGCTTCGGGGCGCTCGACTCCCCCGGTTTGGTGGGTGTCCTCTCCGTCGACGCGCCCGACTCCCCCGCCCTGCTCCCGTCGCTTGTCGACGCCCTGCGCGCCGACCCGGCCGCCGACGTCGCCGTCGTGCGAGCGGCCGACGGCCAGGTGCAGCCGCTGTGCGCGGTGTGGCGGGCCGGGGGGCTGCGGGAGGCCCTGGCGCGGCTGGACACCGTGCGCGATCAGTCCGCGAAGAAGCTCCTGCGCGCGGCCGAGCGGGTGATCGAGGTCCCCGGTGATGGGGCGGAACGCGACTACGACACGATGGCGGAACTCAGCCGGCGGGGCCACGCGGAGCTGCCCTGA
- the narH gene encoding nitrate reductase subunit beta, producing MKVMAQIAMVMNLDKCIGCHTCSVTCKQAWTNREGTEYIWFNNVETRPGVGYPRGWEDQDKWEGGWTRTSSGKLKPRSGGRLSKLFNIFHNPKLPTIHDYYEPWTYEYDKLLSTPGNQNTQPTARPVSQLDGRPMDTISWSSNWDDNLGGSSATLDEDPVLHQMNLEVKKEIEDSFMFYLPRICEHCLNPTCVSSCPSGAMYKRTEDGIVLVDQDHCRGWRMCVSGCPYKKVYFNHKSGKAEKCTLCYPRIEVGQPTVCSETCVGRLRYLGVLLYDADRVAEAAATEDPQDLFEAQKSILLDPRDPRVVDAAQQAGIPHSWIDAAQQSPIWDLIFKYEVALPLHPEYRTLPMVWYIPPLSPVVDAVTASGNDGEDDKVLFTALSTMRIPLEYLAGLFTAGDTAPVERSLRRLVAMRSYMRDLNLGNEPQERIAEAVGMTGKEIQQMYRLLGIAKYDDRYVIPTASPESPRGITSLDPFGDVDPADALLNFPDLGEGAPEACTTHAAAPSGKVSLLSWDGDRPDGMFPPRKDQE from the coding sequence ATGAAGGTTATGGCTCAGATCGCCATGGTCATGAACCTGGACAAGTGCATCGGCTGCCACACCTGTTCGGTCACGTGCAAGCAGGCGTGGACCAACCGCGAAGGCACCGAGTACATCTGGTTCAACAACGTCGAGACCCGGCCCGGGGTGGGCTACCCCCGCGGCTGGGAGGACCAGGACAAGTGGGAGGGCGGCTGGACCCGCACCTCCTCCGGCAAGCTCAAGCCCCGCTCGGGCGGCCGCCTGTCCAAGCTGTTCAACATCTTCCACAACCCGAAGCTGCCCACCATCCACGACTACTACGAGCCGTGGACCTACGAGTACGACAAGCTCCTGTCCACCCCGGGCAACCAGAACACCCAGCCCACCGCGCGGCCCGTCTCCCAGCTCGACGGACGTCCCATGGACACCATCAGCTGGTCCTCCAACTGGGACGACAACCTCGGCGGCTCCTCCGCCACTCTCGACGAGGATCCGGTCCTCCACCAGATGAACCTGGAGGTGAAGAAGGAGATCGAGGACTCCTTCATGTTCTACCTGCCCCGCATCTGCGAGCACTGCCTCAACCCGACCTGCGTCTCCTCCTGCCCCTCCGGCGCGATGTACAAGCGCACGGAGGACGGCATCGTCCTGGTCGACCAGGACCACTGCCGCGGCTGGCGCATGTGCGTCTCCGGCTGCCCGTACAAGAAGGTCTACTTCAACCACAAGTCCGGCAAGGCCGAGAAGTGCACGCTGTGCTACCCGCGCATCGAGGTAGGCCAGCCGACCGTCTGCTCCGAGACCTGCGTCGGCCGCCTGCGCTATCTCGGCGTCCTGCTCTACGACGCCGACCGGGTCGCCGAGGCCGCCGCCACCGAAGACCCGCAGGACCTCTTCGAGGCGCAGAAGTCGATCCTGCTCGACCCGCGGGACCCCCGCGTCGTCGATGCGGCCCAGCAGGCCGGCATCCCCCACTCCTGGATCGACGCGGCCCAGCAGTCCCCGATCTGGGACCTCATCTTCAAGTACGAGGTGGCGCTGCCGCTGCACCCGGAGTACCGCACCCTGCCGATGGTCTGGTACATCCCGCCGCTCTCGCCCGTGGTCGACGCCGTCACCGCCTCCGGCAACGACGGCGAGGACGACAAGGTCCTGTTCACCGCCCTGTCGACGATGCGCATCCCGCTGGAGTACCTCGCCGGGTTGTTCACCGCCGGCGACACCGCCCCCGTGGAGCGTTCGCTGCGCCGCCTGGTGGCCATGCGTTCCTACATGCGCGACCTCAACCTGGGCAACGAACCGCAGGAGCGGATCGCCGAGGCGGTCGGCATGACGGGCAAGGAGATCCAGCAGATGTACCGTCTGCTCGGCATCGCCAAGTACGACGACCGCTACGTCATCCCGACGGCCTCCCCCGAGTCGCCGCGCGGTATCACCTCACTCGATCCTTTCGGCGACGTCGACCCCGCGGACGCGCTCCTCAACTTCCCCGACCTCGGGGAGGGCGCCCCGGAGGCCTGCACCACCCACGCCGCCGCACCGTCCGGAAAGGTCTCCCTGCTCAGCTGGGACGGCGACCGGCCCGACGGGATGTTCCCGCCGCGCAAGGACCAGGAGTAG
- a CDS encoding molybdopterin-binding protein — translation MTNNLTGAVIVVSDRIVDGLREDKAGPVARRLLADAGVEAEVVTVGEGLEEVSRALADARSRGRRVIVTVGGTGLGPRNQTPEATAPLLEVRLDGLVTQVLIQGLASTGQAGLSRALIGLTGRGPGDALIINSPGSAGGVNDTLGVVCPLLPNIFERIG, via the coding sequence ATGACAAATAATCTCACTGGTGCCGTCATCGTGGTCTCCGACCGCATCGTCGACGGACTGCGGGAGGACAAGGCCGGCCCGGTCGCCCGCCGGCTGCTGGCGGACGCCGGGGTCGAGGCGGAGGTGGTCACCGTGGGGGAGGGGCTCGAGGAGGTGTCCCGCGCGCTCGCCGACGCCCGCTCCCGCGGCCGCCGCGTCATCGTCACTGTCGGCGGGACCGGGCTGGGGCCCCGGAACCAGACCCCCGAGGCCACCGCCCCCCTGCTGGAGGTCCGCCTCGACGGGCTGGTCACGCAGGTGCTGATCCAGGGGCTGGCCTCCACCGGCCAGGCGGGGCTGTCGCGGGCGCTCATCGGCCTGACGGGGCGGGGTCCGGGCGACGCGCTCATCATCAACTCCCCGGGTTCCGCCGGCGGGGTCAACGACACTCTCGGCGTGGTCTGCCCCCTGCTGCCGAACATCTTCGAGCGGATCGGGTGA
- a CDS encoding DNA methyltransferase, translating into MPSPPPRDDVRLIWQGMDTRTPSRPGRLTGLRRHTRSTVEPVDAPTEQDNLVVRGDNLPALRALHPLVGACVRLVYIDPPYNTGSSDYLYPDRRSRADWLSFVRERVDAALPLLRGDAAFVIQCSFHQSAYLEVMLDQHEGLHKVAVIHALVRHPDRALTADKQFNDVVEQILVYSPDPRFRMPGRVRERDPADYRWRVEATGPGTPLTLGGRACTVHAPGEWRKVDAGPGHGDFRTHSIRGSLREKNSSGRFWVTHLEPLGLPPMTLISVPGIGDDGLGHRYFHTPKEGNRNASYFQGVPQSSTHTRLPRPNFLDVHAAYNRVAAEGGVSFRNGKKPESLLQLLIEWFTEEGDTVLDYHLGSGTTSAVAHKLGRRHIGIEQREWAETVALRRLRNVIAGERSGISDAVGWAGGGSVVYGELAD; encoded by the coding sequence ATGCCCAGCCCTCCCCCGCGCGATGACGTCCGACTCATCTGGCAGGGGATGGACACCCGCACGCCGTCCCGGCCGGGGCGGCTGACCGGACTGCGCCGCCACACCCGGTCAACCGTGGAGCCGGTCGACGCCCCGACGGAGCAGGATAACCTGGTGGTGCGCGGCGACAACCTCCCGGCGCTGCGCGCGCTGCACCCCCTCGTCGGCGCCTGCGTGCGGCTGGTCTACATCGACCCGCCCTACAACACGGGCAGCTCGGACTACCTCTACCCCGACCGTCGCAGCCGGGCCGACTGGCTCAGCTTCGTGCGCGAGCGTGTCGACGCCGCCCTCCCCCTCCTGCGCGGCGACGCCGCCTTCGTCATCCAGTGCAGCTTTCACCAGTCCGCCTACCTCGAGGTGATGCTGGACCAGCACGAGGGGCTGCACAAGGTCGCGGTCATCCACGCCCTGGTCCGCCACCCGGACCGGGCGCTGACCGCGGATAAGCAGTTCAACGACGTGGTCGAGCAGATCCTCGTCTACTCCCCGGACCCCCGCTTCCGCATGCCGGGCCGCGTGCGTGAGAGGGATCCGGCCGACTACCGCTGGCGGGTGGAGGCCACCGGCCCGGGAACGCCGCTCACGCTGGGCGGGCGCGCCTGCACCGTCCACGCCCCCGGCGAATGGCGCAAAGTCGACGCCGGGCCGGGCCACGGGGACTTCCGCACCCACTCCATCCGGGGGTCGCTGCGGGAGAAGAACTCGTCGGGCCGCTTCTGGGTCACGCACCTGGAGCCCCTCGGCCTCCCGCCGATGACGCTCATCTCCGTCCCCGGCATCGGCGACGACGGGCTGGGCCACCGTTACTTCCACACCCCGAAGGAGGGCAACCGGAACGCCTCCTACTTCCAGGGGGTGCCGCAGTCCTCGACGCACACGAGGCTTCCCCGCCCGAATTTCCTCGACGTCCACGCGGCCTACAACCGGGTGGCCGCGGAAGGCGGAGTGAGCTTCCGCAACGGCAAGAAGCCGGAGTCACTCCTGCAGCTGCTCATCGAATGGTTCACCGAGGAGGGCGACACCGTGCTCGACTACCACCTGGGATCCGGCACGACCTCGGCTGTGGCACACAAGCTGGGCCGCCGGCACATCGGCATCGAGCAGCGGGAATGGGCCGAAACGGTCGCCCTCCGGAGGCTGCGGAACGTCATCGCCGGCGAGCGGAGCGGCATCTCCGACGCCGTGGGATGGGCCGGCGGCGGCAGCGTGGTCTACGGCGAGCTGGCGGACTGA
- a CDS encoding multicopper oxidase domain-containing protein: MTIPVGPPTSGDRPAPVAEKYTDRVSWLVIGLAIAAVVILGVTLTSSPGAERASSPAAVAQSGETVTETIRIEGMSYQPNRVEIPTGSRLVLELVNEDNQPHDLTLNGYTTELVAPGEAVTFDAGVFTADTEGWCTVAGHRAQGMVFDVVVTGGTAAPPAAAATGHDMHAGTGQADGANPFAEVPGPAARLSAELDEQAWFDPVLEPAPTGTVHELEFNVTEEIREVAPGHRQAQWLFNGQAPGPTLRGKVGDTFRITLRNDGTMGHSVDFHVGEVSPDAPMATIAPGESLVYEFVARRWGIWMYHCATAPMSLHIANGMAGAVIIDPPAGLDAVDHEYALVGHEIFLGPEDTGADAERVNAGQYDLTGFNGFPNQYDLRPIEIDAGQRVRIWVLNVGPDNPISFHIVGAIFDTVFSEGRYTVRDGLDDATGAQVLPLLPAQGGFVEVTFDEPGTYTFVNHIMTDAEKGQHGSIIVR; the protein is encoded by the coding sequence ATGACCATCCCCGTGGGCCCACCCACTTCCGGCGACCGGCCGGCGCCCGTCGCAGAGAAGTACACCGACCGTGTCTCCTGGCTGGTGATCGGCCTGGCGATCGCCGCAGTGGTCATCCTCGGCGTCACGTTGACCTCCAGTCCGGGCGCCGAGCGGGCGTCCTCGCCCGCCGCGGTCGCCCAATCCGGGGAGACCGTCACCGAGACCATCCGCATCGAGGGCATGTCCTACCAGCCGAACCGGGTGGAGATCCCGACCGGCAGCCGTCTCGTCCTGGAGCTGGTCAACGAAGACAACCAGCCCCACGACCTCACCCTCAACGGCTACACCACGGAACTCGTCGCCCCCGGTGAGGCCGTGACCTTCGACGCCGGTGTCTTCACCGCCGACACGGAGGGCTGGTGCACCGTCGCCGGACACCGGGCGCAGGGGATGGTCTTCGACGTAGTGGTCACCGGAGGGACGGCGGCCCCGCCTGCGGCAGCGGCCACGGGCCATGACATGCATGCCGGGACCGGTCAGGCGGACGGGGCAAACCCCTTCGCCGAGGTACCCGGCCCGGCCGCCCGACTGTCCGCGGAGCTGGACGAGCAGGCCTGGTTCGACCCCGTCCTCGAGCCGGCGCCGACCGGCACCGTGCATGAACTCGAGTTCAACGTCACCGAGGAGATCCGCGAGGTAGCCCCCGGCCACCGCCAGGCGCAGTGGCTGTTCAACGGGCAGGCGCCGGGTCCGACGCTGCGGGGCAAGGTCGGAGACACCTTCCGTATCACCCTGCGCAACGACGGCACAATGGGGCACTCCGTGGACTTCCACGTCGGCGAGGTCAGCCCCGATGCGCCGATGGCCACCATCGCCCCCGGCGAGAGTCTGGTCTACGAGTTCGTCGCGCGGCGCTGGGGAATCTGGATGTACCACTGCGCCACCGCGCCCATGAGCCTGCACATCGCCAACGGCATGGCCGGCGCCGTCATCATCGACCCGCCCGCCGGCCTCGATGCCGTCGACCATGAATACGCGCTGGTGGGACACGAGATCTTCCTCGGTCCGGAGGACACGGGTGCCGATGCCGAGCGCGTCAACGCCGGCCAGTACGACCTCACCGGCTTCAACGGCTTCCCCAACCAGTACGATCTGCGTCCCATCGAGATCGACGCAGGCCAGCGCGTCCGTATCTGGGTGCTCAACGTCGGCCCCGACAACCCGATCAGCTTCCACATCGTCGGCGCGATCTTCGACACCGTGTTCAGCGAAGGCCGGTACACGGTCCGCGACGGCCTCGACGACGCCACCGGGGCGCAGGTGCTGCCCCTGCTGCCGGCGCAGGGCGGCTTCGTCGAGGTGACCTTCGACGAACCCGGCACCTACACCTTCGTCAACCACATCATGACGGACGCGGAGAAGGGCCAGCACGGCAGCATCATCGTCCGGTAG
- a CDS encoding DUF2249 domain-containing protein: MQLPLTDAREVDDVPTLNAAIIPHAVRHGAIHGALGSRGVGESLILIAPHNPLPLLEEIGAREETFDVAYLQEGPRDWRLKFTRTA, encoded by the coding sequence ATGCAGCTGCCCCTCACCGACGCCCGCGAGGTCGACGACGTTCCGACCCTCAACGCCGCCATCATCCCCCACGCGGTGCGCCACGGCGCCATCCACGGCGCGCTCGGCTCCCGGGGCGTCGGCGAGTCACTCATCCTCATCGCCCCGCACAACCCCCTGCCCCTACTCGAGGAGATCGGGGCCCGCGAGGAGACTTTCGACGTGGCCTACCTGCAGGAGGGCCCGCGCGACTGGCGCCTGAAGTTCACCAGAACCGCCTGA